The genomic DNA CGGACGGTCTCATCGCCACGCCCGGCGGCCTCGACATTCACGTCCACTTCAACAGCCCACAGCTCGTCGACCACGCCCTCGCCAGCGGCATTACGACGATGTTCGGCGGCGGCTACGGCGGCGGCGCAACGACCTGTACACCCGGCCCGAACAACGTCAAGCGGTTCCTGCAGGCAGCCGACGAGTGGCCGGTTAACGTCGGTTTCTACGGCAAGGGCAACAGCAGCCAGCCGGAGGGCCTGGCAGAACAGGTCGAAGCCGGCGCTTGTGGAATGAAACTCCACGAGGACTGGGGGTCGACGCCGGCGGCTATCGACACCTGCCTCGAATACGCCGAGTCGGCCGACATTCAGGTCTGCATCCACACGGACACGCTCAACGAGTCCGGCTTCGTCGAGGAGACGTTCGACGCCATCGACGGCCGGGCCATCCACACCTTCCACATTGAGGGAGCCGGCGGCGGCCACGCCCCGGACGTGCTTGAACTGGTCGGCCACGAGCATATGCTGCCGTCGTCGACGAACCCCTCGATGCCCTACACCGAGAACACCTTCGACGAACATCTGGATATGGTGATGGTCTGTCACCATCTCAACCCGGACGTTCCCGAGGATGTCGCCTTTGCCGAATCCCGCATCCGCGCCGAGACCATCGCTGCGGAGGACGTCCTGCACGATACGGGCGCTATCAGCATGATGACCTCCGATTCGCAGGCGATGGGCCGGATGGCGGAGGTCATTTCCCGGACATGGCAGACCGCGGATAAGATGAAACAGCAACGTGGGCCGCTGCCCGAAGACGACGGCACCGACGCTGACAACCACCGCATCAAGCGCTACGTCGCCAAGTACACCATCAACCCCGCTATCGTCGCGGGCATCGACGACTACGTCGGCTCCATAGAGCCGGGGAAACTGGCTGATATCGTCCTCTGGGAACCGGCCTTCTTCGGCATCAAGCCGAAAACCGTCATCAAGGGCGGCTTCCCGGTTTACAGCCAGATGGGCGAGGCCAACGGCTCGTTGATGACGTGTGAACCCGTCGAGATGCGCCCGCGAGCCGGCGCAATGGGGAACGCAAAGCACGGGCTCTCGGTGACGTTCGTCAGCGGCACAGCCCACGAGGCGGGCGTCGGCGACGCCTACGGCCTCGATACGCCGGTCAGACCCGTCGACGGGACCCGCTCGGTTCGGAAGGCCGACATGCTGTACAACGACTACTGTCCCGACGACATCGACATCGACGCACAGACGTTCGAGGTATCGATAGACGGCGAGCACGTGACGTGTGAGCCGGCAGACGAACTCCCCCTCGCACAGCGGTACCACCTATGAATCTCACACCCAAAGAACGGGAGCGGCTGACGATATTCATGGCGGCGGAGTTGGCCCGCCGCCGGAAGGAACGCGGCGTGAAGCTCAACCACCCGGAGACGGTCGCCTACATCTCCGATTGGGCCTGCGAGCGCGCCCGAGAGGGGATGTCAGTCGCCGAAATCCGCCAGGAGGCGACAGCGCTTTTGACCCGTGAGGACGTGATGGACGGCGTTCCGGAACTTGTCGATATGGTACAGGTCGAACCGATGTTCCCCGACGGAACGAAGCTCGTGACGATTCACGACCCGATTCGGGCTGACACCCGGGAGCAACTGGAGGAATAATGGGGCACAGAGATGTCGCAACCGTCGGCCTCGGCGGACCGGTCGGCTCCGGCAAGACCGCGATGGTCAAACGGCTCGTCCCGCGGCTCGATGCGGCCGGCTACAACGTCGGCGTCATTGCCAACGACATTATGACACAGGAGGACGCCGACCGGCTCAGGGAGTCCTTCGAGGGGATTCTCCCGCCGGACCTCGTCGAGGGCGTCGAGACCGGTGCCTGTCCGCACACTGGCATCCGCGAGGACCCCTCGATGAATATCGCGGCTATCGACGAGTTCACCGAGTCGTATCCGGACCTCGATGTGGTGTTGCTCGAAAGCGGCGGCGACAACCTCGCGGCGACGTTCAACCCGGAGCTGGCCGACTACTTCATCTTCGTCATCAGCGTCGCCGAGGGCGACGACATCCCGCGCAAGCGCGGCCCCGGCGTCACGCAGGCCGATTTGCTGGTCGTCAACAAGACGGACCTCGCACCCCACGTCGACGCCGACCTTGAGGTAATGCGCCGGGACGCCGAGACGGTTCGCGGCGACGCGCCGACCTGCTTTACCGACTGCAAGGCCGAGGAGGGAATTGACGGCGTCGTCGACCACATCGAGGAGGGGGTTCTCTTCGCGTGAGCGCCGTTCCCGATGCCTTCCAGCGATACGGTGCGGAATCGCTGGCGCAAGCGCCGGCTTTCGGTCCCGGGAAAGACGGCGTCTTCGAGGCAACGCTCGCTCGCACGGGCGACCGCGACACCCGTCTCCTCCGCGATTATACGAAGGTTCCATATCACCTGACGGGAACGCTCGATACCGACCCCGCGCCGGGGCTGACGACGCTCTGTCTGCAGGAGCCGACCGGCGGCGTCGCACAGGGTGACCGCCACAGTATTACCGTCACTGCCCGCGAGGGTGCACGTGCACGCGTGACGACACAGAGCGCCACGAAGGTCCACAGCATGCAGGCCAACTACGCCCACCTCGATGCGACGCTTGAGGCCGGCCCCGACGCCCATCTTGAGTACGTCCCGGGGCCGACCATCGTCAACGAGGACGCCCGCTGTTTACAAACGGTCGCTGTCGACCTCGCGCCGTCGGCTACCGTCGTCGTCGCCGACGTGTTCGTTCCCGGTGGACTCTCGGCCCACGAGCCGTTCGATTTCGACCACTATCACAGCCGGCTCGAAGCCCGTTGTGAAGAGCGGCTCGTCTGTGCCGACGCGGTCGATTTGCACCCGGCGGACGGCGACCCCCGCGACCCGGCGACCGTCGCCGACTACGATGTCGTCGGGACGCTGTACGTGCTGGCTCCCGAGGCCGACACGGAGGTGCTCGCGGAGGCCATCCACGCCCGGTTCGACGCCCACGACGCGGTCACGGCCGGCGTCTCGGCGCTCCCGTACGAGTCGGGGGTCTCGGTCCGAGTCCTCGGCACCCGGAGCGCAGACGTGACTGACGCGGTGCGGGACGCATGGGACGCATCGCGACAGGAATTGCTCGGCGTCGGCATCCCCGCCGACAGGAGGTACTGATGCGGCACGTTGATGGGGTCGTCGGCAACCGCTATGACGACCCCGACCTCGACGAGCAGCTCCACGCCCACGAGGACGCCGGGCGACTCGAACGGGTCGTTCTCGAAGCCGGCCAGCGGAAGCGCTCCCGGCTTCGTGTCGAGACCGACGCCGGAACTGACCTCGGTATCGTCGTCGACCAGCCGGAGCTACGGGCCGGTGATGTCCTCTTTCTCGACGACGATGCGGCCGCTGTCGTCGAGTTCGAGTCCAGAACCGCTTTCGTCGTCGACCTCCCGTCGCCGGGGCCGGAGACGGTTGCCGCGGCGGTCGAACTCGGCCACCGCGTCGGCAACCAGCACTGGGATATCGCCATCGAGGGCGGGACGGTCTACGTGCCCGTCGAGGCCGACCGCCGTATCATCGAAGACGTCCTCGGCGAGCACATCCCGGACAGCGGGACAACACGCTATGCGTCGGTCGATGCGAGCCTGTTCATCGGCGAGAATGCCGAACCCAGCGGCGTCGACCACAGCCACGAAGCAACCGACAGCGGACACGGTTATGGGGAAGACCACGACCACGACCACAGCCACGACCACAACCACGACCACGACCACAACCACGACCACGACCACAGCCACAGCCACGACAGCCATGAGTGAAACGTCGTTTCTGACGGCGCTGCGGCTGGCCGATTCGTTCCTGCCGGTCGGGACGTACACCGCCTCCTACGGCATCGAGCAGTACGTCAACGAAGGCGATATCGAGACGGCGGCGGAACTCGGCGACCTCGTTGAGGCGTATCTGCGGCGTATCGTCGGCCCCGCCGAGACGGTCGCGCTTGCCGCCGCACATCGGGCGGCTGCGGCGGACGACGAAGCCGGCATCCGAGCGGCCGACGAACGGCTGCATGCCGCCACGCTGCCGGCGGAGTTTCGCGACAGCGCGACGAAGGCCGGGACGAAGCTGCTTGAGCTACTGGCATCGACCGACGAGGGCCTGTT from Natronomonas pharaonis DSM 2160 includes the following:
- the ureC gene encoding urease subunit alpha → MTKTLPREEYTDLFGATVGDRIRLGDTSLLAEIEHDHATYGDEAVFGGGKTMRDGMGMQSGTTQADGALDWVFSNVVVVDPVLGIRKGDIGVRNGRIVGVGKAGNPDTMDGVDDELVVGPSTDTVPADGLIATPGGLDIHVHFNSPQLVDHALASGITTMFGGGYGGGATTCTPGPNNVKRFLQAADEWPVNVGFYGKGNSSQPEGLAEQVEAGACGMKLHEDWGSTPAAIDTCLEYAESADIQVCIHTDTLNESGFVEETFDAIDGRAIHTFHIEGAGGGHAPDVLELVGHEHMLPSSTNPSMPYTENTFDEHLDMVMVCHHLNPDVPEDVAFAESRIRAETIAAEDVLHDTGAISMMTSDSQAMGRMAEVISRTWQTADKMKQQRGPLPEDDGTDADNHRIKRYVAKYTINPAIVAGIDDYVGSIEPGKLADIVLWEPAFFGIKPKTVIKGGFPVYSQMGEANGSLMTCEPVEMRPRAGAMGNAKHGLSVTFVSGTAHEAGVGDAYGLDTPVRPVDGTRSVRKADMLYNDYCPDDIDIDAQTFEVSIDGEHVTCEPADELPLAQRYHL
- a CDS encoding urease subunit gamma; translation: MNLTPKERERLTIFMAAELARRRKERGVKLNHPETVAYISDWACERAREGMSVAEIRQEATALLTREDVMDGVPELVDMVQVEPMFPDGTKLVTIHDPIRADTREQLEE
- the ureG gene encoding urease accessory protein UreG; protein product: MGHRDVATVGLGGPVGSGKTAMVKRLVPRLDAAGYNVGVIANDIMTQEDADRLRESFEGILPPDLVEGVETGACPHTGIREDPSMNIAAIDEFTESYPDLDVVLLESGGDNLAATFNPELADYFIFVISVAEGDDIPRKRGPGVTQADLLVVNKTDLAPHVDADLEVMRRDAETVRGDAPTCFTDCKAEEGIDGVVDHIEEGVLFA
- a CDS encoding urease accessory protein UreD, which encodes MSAVPDAFQRYGAESLAQAPAFGPGKDGVFEATLARTGDRDTRLLRDYTKVPYHLTGTLDTDPAPGLTTLCLQEPTGGVAQGDRHSITVTAREGARARVTTQSATKVHSMQANYAHLDATLEAGPDAHLEYVPGPTIVNEDARCLQTVAVDLAPSATVVVADVFVPGGLSAHEPFDFDHYHSRLEARCEERLVCADAVDLHPADGDPRDPATVADYDVVGTLYVLAPEADTEVLAEAIHARFDAHDAVTAGVSALPYESGVSVRVLGTRSADVTDAVRDAWDASRQELLGVGIPADRRY
- the ureE gene encoding urease accessory protein UreE, with the protein product MRHVDGVVGNRYDDPDLDEQLHAHEDAGRLERVVLEAGQRKRSRLRVETDAGTDLGIVVDQPELRAGDVLFLDDDAAAVVEFESRTAFVVDLPSPGPETVAAAVELGHRVGNQHWDIAIEGGTVYVPVEADRRIIEDVLGEHIPDSGTTRYASVDASLFIGENAEPSGVDHSHEATDSGHGYGEDHDHDHSHDHNHDHDHNHDHDHSHSHDSHE